From the genome of Uranotaenia lowii strain MFRU-FL chromosome 1, ASM2978415v1, whole genome shotgun sequence, one region includes:
- the LOC129758539 gene encoding uncharacterized protein LOC129758539: MPGSRTTKKEDPSLRHLTVKCSNIQASLQDIFRFVEDFTDDTMTEMIEVRLTRLDELWEGFENVMIDIQSHEEHVEEDNPNIERKRREFSNLYYQAKAFMLSKVKDRTVPNSSGQLPRGLDSTIQETHDHIRLPQIKLPSFSGDIDEWLGFRDLFISLIHVKPELPDIEKFYYLKGCLQGEARALLDPIQVSQANYQVAWDTLVNRYSNSKLLKRRQISSLFGLPTMHKESVTELQSLLDGFERIVHTLDQVVHVNDYKDLLLVNFLTARLDHVTRRSWEEHSSTEEQDTIEDLISFLHRRIRILESLPPKVIESKGVNQNSTNRSRPTLLRTSYATAQSIGIQCALCKEDHLLHQCSDFRHLPVNERDAFLKSHSLCRNCFRIGHHAKECQSRFSCRICKGRHHTLVCFKTNRQDGVLEDSQVRISNTSSATEEAEESNPSFEVTTTATTSTTVSNCNAYNTSRILLATAVVLIEDDIGCQVPARALLDSGSESNFITETLSQRINLSRERVQISVSGIGQASLKVKQRVHAVIKSKNSNFNKPMSFLVLPRVTANLPTTTINTREWKIPDGFKLADPSFFESKSVDIVLGIEAFFEYFETGRRISLGDGMPALTESVFGWIVSGGLADPSQSLKLNCHVSMEAKLEEILTRFWAAEEVGTSRKYSPEEQRCEDMFRESIKRNGEGRYIVSLPKITNIWGQLGSSKDIALRRLHSTERRLARNEELRKQYLLFMAEYEMLGHMQEIIPQEVSSVKRCYLPHHPVIKEDSTTTRLRVVFDASCKTSSGCSLNDLLLTGPVIQDDLREIILRCRTKQILVVADVEKMFRQVLVNPKDRPLQTILWRASPLNEVKTYELNTITYGTKAAPFLATRVLKQLALDERHRFPLAAKAYLEDTYMDDVITGADDAETALELRIQLEKAATCGGFRLRKFASNAKQILESVSKENLAILDSSIHLDADPSVKTLGLSWLPNSDVLMFRFNVPVLPEHETLTKRRILSVIATLFDPLGLLGAAITKAKILMQQLWTLKDECGNRLGWDQPVPSTVGEIWRNYYYQLPVFNQIQVNRCVILPNAITVEFHCFSDASERAFGGCIYVRSFDAQGAVKIQLLSSKSKVAPLKCQSIPRLELCGALLVAELEEKVRKAVKIQTIGTIFWTDSTCVLRWIQAPPLTWTTFVANRVSKIQTLTNGCEWRHVSGLDNPADLISRGISPTNIVDNHFWWNGPAWLKENREQWPTSSDDIPADVGNDELRRTTVAATGSSYADFNEWFFGKFSSYFEMIRKTAYLLRFMKLIQKKLEGEPNAFLSSAEIKEAERVLIHRVQQETFAAEITALRKNEDVSSKSPLKWFRPFLDEDGLVRLGGRLKNSSEIAGFKNPVILPARHIITRLIFEHYHLRLMHAGPQLLLASVRQKFWPLGGRSVAKQIVHKCIKCFRSRPTPIQQLMGDLPAVRVTESRPFANTGVDYFGPMYTRPAPRRPAVKAYVAIFICMCTKAVHMELVTDLSTDCFIKALQRFISRRGFCSQIFSDNGTNFVGARNKFVELQRLLKNKTHHEKVSKECSRLMIQWHFSPPASPHFGGLWEAAVRSAKKHLLIVIGETPLPPEDLSTLVIQAEACLNSRPIMPLKDDPTDLEPLTPAHFIIGTSLQDLPEEDMEACPDNRLSHFQLICKKKQLFWKRWHHEYLSLLQGRNKRWKSPVKVEVGRLVVVCDERTAPCNWRMGRIEEVYPGSDGTVRVVKLKTASGSITREAEKVCVLPIYSDSESQ; the protein is encoded by the coding sequence ATGCCGGGCTCAAGAACTACGAAGAAGGAAGACCCATCACTGAGGCACCTGACGGTGAAATGTTCCAACATCCAGGCATCCCTACAGGACATTTTCCGATTTGTGGAGGATTTTACGGACGATACCATGACGGAGATGATCGAGGTGCGGCTTACAAGGTTGGACGAGCTGTGGGAAGGTTTCGAAAATGTGATGATAGATATTCAATCACACGAGGAACATGTTGAGGAAGATAATCCAAATATTGAGCGGAAAAGACGAGAGTTTAGTAATCTTTATTATCAagcaaaggctttcatgttgagCAAGGTTAAGGATCGTACCGTACCGAATAGTTCTGGACAGTTGCCTAGGGGATTAGATTCGACAATTCAAGAAACACATGACCATATTAGACTACCTCAAATCAAGTTACCTTCCTTCTCAGGTGATATTGATGAATGGCTCGGGTTTAGAGATCTGTTTATTTCCTTAATTCATGTTAAACCAGAACTTCCAGATATTGAAAAGTTCTATTATCTGAAAGGATGCTTGCAAGGAGAAGCCAGGGCCCTACTAGATCCTATTCAAGTATCACAAGCTAATTATCAGGTAGCATGGGACACACTCGTCAATCGGTACAGTAATAGTAAGCTATTAAAGAGAAGACAGATTAGCTCCCTGTTTGGCCTACCCACGATGCACAAGGAATCGGTGACGGAGCTCCAGTCCCTTTTAGATGGATTCGAGAGAATAGTTCACACTCTTGACCAGGTGGTTCATGTTAACGATTATAAAGATTTGTTGTTGGTTAATTTCCTCACTGCACGTCTGGATCATGTAACTCGTCGATCTTGGGAAGAGCATTCCTCAACAGAAGAACAGGATACCATAGAAGATTTAATCAGTTTTCTCCATCGACGTATTAGGATCCTGGAATCGCTTCCGCCGAAAGTGATAGAATCTAAAGGAGTTaatcaaaattctacaaatagaTCAAGGCCCACTTTACTTAGAACGAGTTACGCTACTGCACAGTCAATTGGAATTCAATGTGCGTTATGTAAGGAGGATCATCTTTTGCATCAATGCTCCGATTTTAGACATCTTCCAGTAAACGAACGAGATgcgtttttgaaaagtcatTCGTTGTGCCGGAATTGCTTTAGAATTGGTCACCATGCTAAGGAatgccagtcaagattctcgtgtAGAATCTGTAAAGGGCGACACCATACGCTCGTATGCTTCAAAACCAACCGGCAGGATGGAGTTCTGGAGGATTCCCAGGTTAGGATCAGCAACACGTCATCAGCTACGGAGGAGGCTGAAGAATCAAACCCGTCTTTTGAAGTGACTACCACGGCGACTACAAGCACTACCGTTTCTAATTGCAACGCTTATAACACTTCACGAATTTTATTAGCGACTGCAGTGGTGTTGATTGAGGATGACATAGGCTGTCAGGTTCCGGCTCGAGCGCTCCTGGATTCGGGTTCGGAAAGTAACTTCATTACAGAAACATTAAGTCAAAGGATTAACTTGTCACGCGAAAGGGTTCAAATTTCCGTGTCTGGAATTGGTCAAGCCTCTTTAAAGGTGAAGCAAAGAGTGCACGCTGTTATCAAGTCTAAAAACTCTAACTTCAACAAGCCAATGAGTTTTCTTGTGCTTCCAAGGGTAACAGCGAATCTACCAACTACTACAATCAACACAAGGGAATGGAAAATACCAGACGGATTTAAACTGGCAGATCCGTCATTTTTCGAATCCAAGTCGGTCGACATCGTTCTTGGAATCGaggcattttttgaatattttgagacTGGCCGTAGAATTTCCTTAGGGGATGGCATGCCGGCACTTACAGAGTCTGTATTTGGATGGATCGTTAGTGGAGGGCTCGCGGATCCAAGTCAATCACTAAAACTTAATTGCCACGTTTCTATGGAAGCGAAATTGGAAGAAATTCTCACACGATTCTGGGCTGCAGAAGAAGTTGGAACCAGCCGGAAATACTCACCAGAGGAACAACGTTGTGAAGATATGTTCCGGGAATCCATAAAGCGTAATGGAGAGGGCCGTTATATAGTGTCACTTCCAAAAATTACCAACATTTGGGGCCAATTAGGAAGCTCGAAGGATATTGCCTTGAGACGTTTACATTCCACCGAGAGACGATTAGCAAGAAACGAAGAACTTCGAAAACAATATCTTTTGTTTATGGCCGAATACGAAATGTTAGGGCATATGCAAGAAATTATTCCCCAGGAGGTTAGTTCAGTTAAGCGATGTTATTTACCACACCACCCTGTTATTAAAGAGGACAGCACAACTACCCGATTAAGAGTGGTTTTTGATGCATCCTGCAAAACTTCTTCAGGATGTTCACTGAACGATCTTCTACTTACTGGCCCTGTCATTCAGGATGATTTAAGAGAAATTATACTCCGATGCCGAACGAAACAGATATTAGTAGTAGCAGACGTGGAGAAAATGTTTCGACAGGTGCTGGTCAACCCTAAGGATAGGCCGTTGCAAACCATTCTATGGCGCGCCTCTCCATTAAACGAAGTTAAAACGTATGAACTGAACACAATTACTTACGGGACGAAGGCCGCGCCCTTCCTGGCAACAAGGGTTCTGAAGCAATTGGCGTTAGATGAAAGGCATCGATTTCCGTTGGCAGCGAAAGCATATTTGGAGGATACTTACATGGATGACGTTATTACGGGGGCGGACGACGCTGAGACAGCACTCGAGCTGAGGATTCAGCTGGAAAAAGCTGCTACTTGCGGTGGATTCCGTCTCCGAAAATTCGCTTCGAACGCTAAACAAATTTTGGAGAGTGTGTCTAAGGAAAACCTGGCAATTTTGGATTCATCGATACATCTCGACGCAGATCCATCGGTGAAAACTCTTGGGTTATCTTGGCTACCCAACTCAGATGTTCTCATGTTTCGTTTCAATGTACCTGTGCTTCCTGAACACGAAACTTTAACCAAACGTCGTATTTTATCGGTTATTGCCACGCTTTTTGACCCATTGGGATTACTTGGTGCAGCAATAACCAAGGCAAAGATATTGATGCAGCAGCTCTGGACTCTTAAAGATGAATGCGGAAATAGGTTGGGCTGGGATCAACCTGTGCCTTCTACGGTGGGTGAGATTTGGAGGAACTACTACTATCAGCTACCTGTTTTCAATCAGATCCAGGTGAACCGTTGCGTTATTTTGCCTAATGCAATTACAGTGGAATTTCATTGCTTTTCGGACGCGTCAGAGCGAGCGTTCGGTGGTTGTATTTATGTTCGGAGTTTCGATGCCCAAGGCGCGGTTAAAATTCAGTTGTTGTCGTCTAAATCAAAGGTAGCACCATTAAAATGCCAGAGCATTCCGCGCTTAGAGCTATGTGGAGCGCTGCTAGTTGCTGAACTCGAGGAGAAGGTGAGAAAAGCGGTAAAAATCCAAACCATCGGCACTATTTTTTGGACAGACTCGACCTGCGTGTTGAGATGGATTCAAGCTCCACCACTGACGTGGACTACCTTTGTAGCCAACAgagtatcaaaaattcaaactctaACAAACGGATGTGAATGGCGACATGTATCAGGCTTAGACAATCCGGCAGATCTAATCTCAAGAggaatatcacctacaaacatAGTGGATAATCATTTCTGGTGGAACGGACCAGCATGGTTGAAGGAAAACAGGGAACAGTGGCCAACTTCATCAGATGATATTCCAGCAGACGTTGGAAATGACGAGCTACGACGCACAACAGTTGCTGCAACAGGATCGAGCTACGCTGACTTCAATGAATGGTTTTTTGGGAAATTCTctagttattttgaaatgattaggAAAACGGCATATTTATTACGCTTTATGAAactgattcaaaaaaaattagaaggtGAACCTAATGCATTTCTGTCCAGCGCTGAAATAAAAGAAGCTGAAAGAGTTTTGATTCATCGAGTTCAACAGGAAACGTTTGCGGCGGAAATTACAGCACTAAGGAAAAACGAAGATGTCTCCTCAAAATCTCCGTTGAAATGGTTTCGCCCGTTTTTAGACGAGGATGGATTGGTTCGTTTAGGTGgtcgtttgaaaaattcttcCGAAATTGCCGGTTTCAAAAATCCAGTGATCCTACCTGCAAGACATATCATCACCCGATTAATTTTTGAGCATTATCATCTTCGCCTTATGCATGCCGGACCTCAGCTCCTTCTTGCATCGGTTCGCCAAAAATTCTGGCCACTAGGCGGCAGAAGCGTTGCCAAGCAAATAGTGCATAAATGCATCAAGTGTTTCCGGTCAAGGCCTACGCCCATTCAACAGCTGATGGGAGACTTACCAGCGGTCCGTGTAACGGAGTCCCGACCATTCGCAAATACAGGTGTGGACTATTTTGGGCCAATGTACACTAGACCAGCTCCCCGTCGCCCAGCGGTCAAGGCCTACGTAGCTATCTTTATATGCATGTGCACAAAGGCTGTCCACATGGAGCTCGTGACGGATCTGTCTACCGATTGTTTCATTAAGGCTTTGCAACGGTTCATTTCTAGGCGCGGATTTTGTTCACAAATCTTTTCAGATAATGGAACCAATTTTGTTGGCGCAAGAAACAAATTTGTAGAGTTGCAGCgtctgttaaaaaataaaacgcatCATGAAAAGGTTTCCAAGGAATGCTCAAGGCTGATGATTCAGTGGCACTTTAGTCCTCCTGCCTCTCCGCATTTTGGGGGGCTTTGGGAGGCTGCGGTTCGGTCGGCAAAGAAACATTTGTTGATTGTGATTGGCGAAACCCCTCTTCCACCAGAAGATTTATCAACACTCGTAATTCAAGCTGAAGCTTGCCTAAACTCACGCCCGATTATGCCGTTGAAGGATGATCCGACTGATTTGGAACCGCTAACTCCGGCTCACTTTATCATTGGTACTAGTTTGCAGGATTTGCCCGAAGAAGATATGGAAGCATGCCCTGATAATCGTCTCAGCCATTTTCAGTTGATATGTAAAAAGAAACAGTTATTTTGGAAACGATGGCATCACGAATATCTTAGCCTGCTGCAAGGAAGAAACAAACGTTGGAAGTCTCCTGTAAAGGTCGAAGTTGGACGGTTAGTTGTTGTTTGTGATGAGCGTACTGCGCCCTGCAACTGGAGGATGGGCAGGATAGAAGAGGTGTACCCTGGGTCCGATGGCACTGTACGTGTGGTGAAATTAAAAACGGCATCTGGATCAATTACACGAGAGGCCGAGAAGGTTTGCGTTTTACCAATCTACAGTGATAGTGAATCCCAATAA